A window from Ostrinia nubilalis chromosome 13, ilOstNubi1.1, whole genome shotgun sequence encodes these proteins:
- the LOC135077181 gene encoding monocarboxylate transporter 6-like, whose protein sequence is MPPKSIAKQTEPRKSILVIPSRIVSRPDELEGGEETEIAAQISVPQEGGWGWVVVFAAFWIMFILDGVSFTFGSLLSDMTADLGMADSLVALINSVAVALYFIAGPLASAFINRFGFRACVMSGSVICAFSLFFSYFSTNYASLVIFYGVCAGFGYCLINMSAGLVVGFYFERLRSLAIALATTGSSAGIMILFPLNIYLVSLAGWRTTTLLHSGMFGLIYYFGMTFRPLLSLTVVKTTDDPTRTVTYLPSLSKAVIQPTQSSAKVDGLKPTVTERLFSAVSNANFPTAAAVVEEGVLTSSNQPGPSTGAVSKLTLTAHSPQGGVSRRHLKQVQSIISKTSVQDKQKRNVELTVHVEEAPKKRSCWARLCHWEEHVPQSRPLYRDDAFYSGKVDKLPIYQKSMMDTTGEGKTGLEYQMAVSRAVTAGDLREKRGVFTTAVRRVLATMMDPKLLKRPSFMLLSASGFLTYVGFLVPYVYLKDRNLQAGLASHHCTLFITVLGFANACGRLAIGALAVKIDPIKLYSISCCIGGLSTIVSDITYDIYYQYGYCVVYGFFVASLACLRSMVIVSLYGLDKLTNATGMMLLFQGFGSLLSTPLAGLLKNNFGYTVSFCVAGAFMVVGGLILIPIRKVANKEDGTENEGPKITKNR, encoded by the coding sequence ATGCCCCCTAAATCAATTGCCAAGCAAACAGAACCAAGAAAAAGTATTTTGGTAATTCCAAGTCGTATTGTTAGTAGACCTGACGAACTTGAAGGCGGTGAAGAAACAGAAATCGCAGCACAAATCTCCGTTCCTCAAGAAGGTGGCTGGGGATGGGTGGTTGTATTCGCCGCTTTTTGGATAATGTTCATTTTAGACGGTGTCTCTTTTACTTTTGGGAGTTTGCTAAGTGATATGACTGCAGATCTTGGTATGGCTGACTCTTTAGTGGCTTTAATAAATTCTGTGGCTGTAgcattatattttattgctgGCCCATTAGCATCAGCTTTCATTAATCGTTTCGGGTTTAGGGCTTGTGTGATGTCTGGGTCTGTAATTTGTgcgttttcattatttttttcatatttttctacAAATTATGCTTCTTTAGTGATATTTTATGGAGTATGTGCAGGATTTGGATATTGCCTTATAAACATGTCTGCTGGATTAGTGGTAGGTTTTTACTTTGAGAGGCTTCGATCTTTAGCTATAGCGCTAGCAACCACAGGTTCAAGTGCGGGAATAATGATTTTGTTTCCATTAAACATATACTTAGTCAGTTTAGCGGGTTGGCGAACAACTACATTGTTGCATTCGGGGATGTTTGGCCTTATTTACTACTTTGGTATGACTTTCCGGCCTTTACTTTCTCTTACTGTGGTGAAAACCACTGACGACCCCACTCGCACAGTTACATATTTACCAAGCTTATCAAAGGCAGTAATTCAACCAACACAATCGAGCGCAAAAGTAGACGGCCTTAAACCTACTGTAACTGAACGTTTATTTAGCGCTGTGTCTAATGCCAATTTCCCTACTGCAGCAGCAGTAGTTGAAGAAGGTGTTCTCACATCATCTAATCAGCCAGGACCGTCAACTGGCGCAGTATCTAAACTTACACTGACCGCACACAGTCCTCAAGGCGGTGTTAGTCGTCGACATTTAAAGCAAGTGCAGTCTATTATTTCGAAAACAAGCGTTCAAGATAAGCAAAAACGAAATGTTGAACTCACAGTACACGTGGAAGAGGCACCTAAGAAACGTAGTTGTTGGGCACGTCTATGCCATTGGGAAGAACACGTTCCACAATCTCGGCCTTTATACAGAGATGACGCATTTTACAGTGGGAAGGTCGATAAGTTACCAATATACCAAAAAAGTATGATGGATACTACTGGAGAAGGAAAAACAGGTCTCGAATATCAGATGGCTGTATCTAGAGCAGTAACTGCAGGAGATTTGCGGGAAAAAAGAGGAGTGTTTACTACAGCCGTTAGAAGAGTTCTTGCCACTATGATGGATCCTAAATTACTAAAACGTCCCTCATTTATGCTACTATCTGCTAGTGGCTTTTTAACGTATGTAGGGTTTTTAGTACCATACGTATATTTGAAGGATCGAAATTTACAAGCGGGTTTGGCTTCTCATCATTGCACACTATTTATTACTGTGCTAGGATTTGCAAATGCTTGTGGAAGGTTAGCCATAGGTGCTTTAGCTGTTAAGATTGATCCAATAAAACTATATTCAATTTCTTGTTGTATTGGGGGTTTAAGTACTATTGTTTCAGATATAACATATGATATATATTATCAATATGGATACTGTGTAGTGTACGGTTTTTTTGTAGCTAGTCTAGCTTGCCTAAGAAGTATGGTAATAGTGTCTTTGTATGGATTGGACAAACTCACGAATGCTACTGGCATGATGTTATTGTTTCAAGGGTTTGGTAGTTTATTAAGTACACCACTAGCTGgtttgttgaaaaataacttCGGTTATACAGTATCATTCTGTGTAGCTGGCGCATTTATGGTTGTTGGTGGACTTATTTTGATACCAATCCGAAAAGTTGCAAATAAGGAAGATGGAACGGAAAATGAGGGACCCAAGATCacgaaaaatcgataa
- the LOC135077621 gene encoding DNA replication factor Cdt1 yields the protein MSQSTITSYFNSRKRPATEDIVSSKNKIAHIDHTGSTNSARKAFLSKKSELISKEKTNDIKLVQPAQPRLEKKQATSGPQVPEASDSSGNAFAKKQNAVNVKNQGPSKSESTNSISSARKELSLGDLRKRLAGSSRLAELKASADRISKGIQQLKETSAKKNLKEFRSIDVEVPSSPSKQCSVQNELLSPKNEATKPVSSERPLISPRKVFVSPVKSPSKVPAYVRHASLAASPSSLPLPHQYRFLAELFRGMETVVALLYNRHEKITFTKLKPSVQEMLKRNFTEKHLAQIKHLVPDFYNFEIQKMKTFSTSNHKESYELIISPNFPNDIKIMNPSVLLERRRYFYETLLQLAKKHHSQYLQTLDPPMVIPDDKLTRWHPEFELEKVPEVDSAKLPEAPNAEKFSTAQDVLTKARELFKCNTKMERALEKLAQAKARGLTNEEKAATGITDSDVGTATSTQTQSMPSTSNVTLLNPALRNLPASLLEKVKAKQAAKALEAMTRSSEDEKKYLVYCRLPDLARTLRNIFVTERKNVLALNIILSKLDSSFKANVSASDLQRDIKVLAEAVPELIKLHDVRNTAYLKLDKNVDLKNIISKLEALAEKYKGE from the exons ATGTCTCAATCAACTATAACATCGTATTTTAATAGTAGAAAAAGACCGGCCACTGAAGATATTGTAAGTTCTAAAAACAAAATTGCCCACATTGATCACACGGGAAGTACTAATAGTGCGCGTAAAGCTTTTTTATCTAAGAAAAGTGAATTAATTTCAAAAGAAAAGACAAATGACATTAAGTTGGTACAGCCAGCACAGCCAAGACTTGAAAAAAAACAGGCAACAAGTGGCCCACAAGTACCAGAAGCATCTGACTCAAGTGGAAATGCATTCGCCAAGAAACAGAATGCTGTCAACGTTAAGAACCAAGGACCCTCAAAATCAGAATCTACTAACTCAATATCGTCGGCCCGTAAAGAGTTAAGTTTGGGAGATCTCAGGAAGAGGCTGGCTGGTAGTTCTAGGTTAGCTGAATTGAAGGCGTCTGCTGATCGCATCAGCAAAGGCATACAGCAACTAAAAGAGACCTCGGCTAAGAAGAACCTAAAAGAATTCAGATCAATTGATGTGGAAGTCCCATCAAG TCCCAGCAAACAATGCTCGGTTCAAAATGAGTTGCTGTCTCCAAAGAATGAAGCTACAAAGCCAGTCAGCTCTGAAAGGCCATTGATATCTCCTAGGAAAGTTTTTGTAAGCCCTGTGAAGAGCCCCAGTAAG gtCCCAGCATACGTCAGACATGCTTCCCTGGCTGCTTCACCATCCAGCTTGCCCCTGCCCCATCAGTACAGATTCTTGGCAGAACTGTTCCGTGGAATGGAGACTGTTGTTGCTCTATTATACAATAGACATGAAAAAATCACATTCACTAAACTGAAACCATCTGTACAAGAAATGCTGAAAAGGAATTTCACTGAGAAGCATTTAGCACAAATAAAACACCTAGTGCCTGACTTCTACAATTTTGAAATCCAGAAAATGAAAACTTTCAGCACATCAAACCATAAGGAATCTTATGAACTGATCATCTCTCCAAACTTTCCCAATGATATCAAGATTATGAATCCAAGTGTCTTATTGGAAAGGCGCAGATATTTCTATGAAACATTGCTTCAGTTGGCCAAAAAACATCACTCTCAGTATCTTCAGACCTTGGATCCTCCTATGGTGATTCCTGATGATAAACTGACTCGTTGGCACCCAGAATTTGAGCTAGAGAAAGTACCAGAAGTTGATAGTGCCAAATTGCCAGAAGCACCTAATGCTGAGAAATTCTCTACTGCCCAAGATGTGTTGACTAAAGCTCGTGAGTTGTTCAAGTGCAATACCAAAATGGAAAGAGCTCTAGAGAAGTTAGCTCAGGCTAAGGCACGTGGATTGACCAATGAAGAAAAGGCTGCCACTGGTATCACTGACAGTGATGTTGGTACTGCTACTAGCACTCAAACACAAAGTATGCCAAGTACCAGCAATGTTACCCTCTTGAATCCAGCTCTGAGGAATTTGCCCGCTTCATTACTCGAAAAGGTTAAAGCAAAACAGGCTGCTAAGGCTTTAGAAGCTATGACAAGATCCTCAGAAGATGAAAAGAAGTACTTAGTGTATTGTAGACTGCCAGATTTAGCAAGGACCCTcagaaacatatttgtaactgaaagaaaaaatgttcTGGCATTGAATATTATACTTTCAAAGTTAGACAGCAGTTTCAAAGCAAATGTGTCTGCAAGTGACCTGCAAAGAGACATTAAAGTTCTAGCTGAGGCTGTCCCTGAATTGATTAAATTGCATGATGTGAGGAACACAGCTTATCTAAAACTAGACAAAAATGTGGATTTGAAAAACATCATATCCAAACTGGAAGCTCTAGCAGAAAAATATAAGGGAGAATAG
- the LOC135077622 gene encoding pyrimidodiazepine synthase-like, which produces MWSFKVLRSQVCSVERVLLLDNRSIASSVKGINFNSKHLKKGDPDPAYNGILRVYNMRFCPYAQRTMLALNAKEIDYELVNVNLINKPDWIFNKSPFGKVPVLEIKQGETIYESLATVEYLDEVYPQRPLLPKDPVQRARDKMVVELSGAIHTLFFKLVKTPDKVNEHNVAAYRKVLDVIQEELVTRGSKFLYGNEPGYVDYMIWPWFERLQILAETNPTANIDAEKYKLLLEYIANMRMDPVISQYLIPDDILIKFHSGFQLASGPNYDLLLNKD; this is translated from the exons ATGTGGTCATTTAAAGTTCTCCGTAGTCAAGTGTGTTCGGTAGAACGCGTATTATTGTTGGACAATCGTAGTATAGCGTCATCGGTCAAGGGCATCAACTTCAACTCCAAGCATCTCAAGAAAG GAGATCCAGATCCAGCTTACAATGGCATTCTACGGGTTTATAACATGCGGTTCTGCCCGTATGCGCAACGGACCATGCTTGCATTGAACGCCAAAGAGATTGACTATGAGTTGGTTAACGTAAATCTTATTAACAAACCTGATTGGATTTTCAATAAGAGTCCTTTTG GTAAAGTTCCCGTTCTGGAAATAAAACAGGGCGAAACTATTTACGAGAGTTTAGCGACTGTGGAATATTTAGACGAAGTATACCCTCAAAGACCTCTATTACCCAAAGACCCAGTGCAAAGAGCACGGGACAAAATGGTAGTCGAACTGTCTGGAGCC ATACACACGTTGTTTTTCAAACTTGTTAAAACACCAGATAAGGTAAATGAACACAACGTTGCGGCATACCGAAAAGTCCTGGACGTAATTCAGGAGGAACTAGTAACGCGTGGGTCgaagtttttgtatggaaacgAGCCAGGATACGTAGACTACATGATTTGGCCGTGGTTCGAGAGACTGCAAATTTTGGCCGAAACCAATCCTACAGCCAACATTGATGCTGAAAAATATAAGTTACTG TTGGAGTACATAGCAAACATGAGGATGGATCCAGTCATCAGCCAATACCTAATTCCtgatgatattttaataaaattccacAGTGGATTTCAATTAGCAAGTGGCCCTAACTATGACTTACTTCTGAATAAAGATTAA
- the LOC135077183 gene encoding THAP domain-containing protein 5-like yields MESRNNKKCVICNKRRSRGGSPLLLSRFPLDSDRCRMWVKNAGIEDLAYVPIEKLHQLKFVCGGHFTPESFNAKGTRLKNSAIPTLELSNPILPDEVLTEFPLHVKDSNKENLKTVLYDHSYCIPKKSNPVERVPLTTTTKQLNSTCLGAVDIPDSGISAKTTFEPLPSTSNAPEHMTYKPITHGKCTN; encoded by the exons atggagagtagaaacaacaagaagtgcgttatttgtaataagaggcgaagtcgtggtggatcacccttacttttgagtaggtttcctctggattctgaccg ttgtcgaatgtgggttaaaaatgctggcatagaagacttagcatatgtacctattgaaaagttacaccaactgaagtttgtttgtggtgggcacttcactcctgaatccttcaatgccaaaggaactcggctgaagaactcagctattccaacactggaattgagcaatcccatcttgccagatgaagttttgacagagtttcctcttcatgtaaaagactccaataaagaaaacctcaagacag ttctttatgatcattcatattgcattccaaagaagtcaaatccagttgaacgag ttccccttacaactacaaccaaacaactaaattcaacatgtttgggagctgtggatataccagattctggtatttctgcgaaaacaacttttgaacctcttccttctacttccaatgcaccagaacatatgacctataaacccattactcatggtaagtgtacaaactaa